The Gammaproteobacteria bacterium genome window below encodes:
- a CDS encoding DUF4332 domain-containing protein has product MSYLIQQMWLCLLLAALLGALIGWWLAKSSCRNQLDDLDKSWRRKLEDKESNYTKRLTEVSKPAATGTVDSMISMAEQTSYEVEEIEGIGKSYGKKLRDMGISTTEQLLNQCCIMNGRVTVSEHVGIEDFVVQKWASMSDLMRISGIEGQFSELIVYSGIDSVQDLGQQNAGALHSKLFTTNQQQNRVKTIPDESSLDLMINQAKSLKVIMQDN; this is encoded by the coding sequence ATGAGTTATTTAATTCAACAAATGTGGTTATGTTTACTGCTTGCAGCATTACTTGGCGCACTAATTGGCTGGTGGTTAGCTAAATCATCATGTCGAAATCAGCTGGACGATTTAGATAAGAGTTGGCGTCGCAAGTTAGAAGACAAAGAGAGTAACTACACTAAAAGGCTCACAGAAGTTAGCAAACCTGCTGCCACGGGTACTGTTGACTCAATGATTTCAATGGCGGAGCAAACCAGTTACGAAGTCGAAGAAATAGAAGGCATAGGTAAGAGTTATGGTAAAAAACTTCGCGATATGGGAATTTCAACCACTGAGCAGTTACTGAATCAATGCTGCATTATGAACGGTCGCGTGACTGTATCAGAACATGTTGGTATCGAAGACTTTGTCGTACAAAAGTGGGCAAGTATGTCTGATTTAATGCGCATAAGCGGCATAGAAGGCCAGTTCTCTGAACTTATCGTCTACTCCGGAATTGATTCTGTACAAGACTTAGGCCAACAGAATGCAGGCGCACTACATAGCAAACTATTTACAACAAACCAGCAACAAAACCGCGTGAAAACAATTCCAGATGAGTCTTCTTTAGACCTGATGATTAACCAAGCAAAGTCATTAAAAGTTATCATGCAAGATAACTGA
- a CDS encoding OmpA family protein: MSKALILFLGLLLLAILGYFCIYNNSSRIQIDIDARTRAVLTEHGLDNITVGTDGREIVLTGLVSNEVVRRQAEEYARKVYGVRTVDNKLSVAAPEPVVEPDKNPEPVKKVIQQPKLEVLPEFTCQQDFNALLSSNGIHFATNSADIDPSSNRLLNDLIEVANQCPEAKIEIGGHTDSSGSNAHNLRLSQARASSVMDYLAANEIDAIRLTAVGYGENNPIADNESDEGKAKNRRIEFNVKGLSQ; this comes from the coding sequence ATGAGTAAAGCCTTAATACTATTCCTAGGTTTACTACTGCTAGCCATTCTTGGCTACTTTTGCATCTACAATAACAGCTCCAGAATTCAAATCGATATTGATGCTCGAACACGTGCAGTACTCACAGAACATGGGTTAGACAATATTACAGTAGGTACTGATGGTCGAGAAATTGTACTAACGGGTTTGGTTTCAAATGAAGTCGTCAGACGACAGGCAGAAGAATATGCTCGAAAAGTTTATGGCGTTCGTACAGTAGACAATAAATTATCTGTTGCGGCACCTGAGCCAGTTGTTGAACCTGATAAAAACCCCGAGCCTGTTAAAAAAGTTATTCAGCAGCCTAAATTGGAAGTGCTACCTGAATTCACTTGTCAACAAGACTTTAATGCACTACTAAGTAGTAATGGAATACACTTTGCCACCAACAGTGCCGATATTGACCCTTCAAGTAATCGTCTTTTAAACGACCTAATTGAAGTTGCAAATCAGTGCCCTGAGGCCAAAATTGAAATTGGTGGACACACCGATTCTAGTGGTAGCAATGCTCACAATTTACGTCTAAGTCAGGCACGCGCATCCTCTGTTATGGACTATTTAGCAGCGAATGAAATAGATGCAATACGGTTAACTGCTGTCGGCTATGGTGAAAACAACCCAATTGCTGATAACGAAAGTGATGAGGGTAAGGCAAAAAACAGAAGAATTGAATTTAACGTAAAGGGGCTTTCACAATGA
- a CDS encoding DUF4105 domain-containing protein: MKNLLLMLIWGMNTLMLHHFLNFPRKLGLFIFLAGIIVLFVFGKKLYISIVPPLILVVLLIWLSTIQASNDLDWLTEVSVLPRINIEDDVITIEKFRNFTWQDINSSDQNWETRSYNLSKLKSLSLIVVPFHDSKYMAHTMLDFEFADQGHVIISVESRKEKNEAYSLVAGALKQLELIYVIGSERDLLTLRAVHRGSKIHLYPIKAEPEFMNSLFNDLSKSANSLNAKPQFYRTLRDNCTTTLVKHIDRHYQQKIGLRLETIFPAKAGELLHELGKMDTHLPYYQAYEASRIDHIVNEYQDEENFSSKLHARINLAYADQ, encoded by the coding sequence ATGAAAAATTTACTACTAATGCTTATTTGGGGAATGAATACATTAATGCTACATCATTTTTTGAATTTTCCTAGGAAGCTAGGATTATTCATTTTTTTAGCAGGCATTATAGTTTTGTTTGTTTTTGGAAAAAAACTTTATATAAGTATTGTGCCACCATTAATATTAGTTGTTCTACTAATTTGGTTGTCTACTATACAAGCTAGTAATGATTTAGATTGGTTGACAGAGGTATCAGTATTGCCTCGAATTAATATAGAAGATGATGTGATTACGATAGAAAAATTTCGCAATTTCACCTGGCAAGATATTAACAGCAGTGATCAGAATTGGGAAACGCGCAGCTATAATTTAAGTAAGTTAAAGAGTCTTTCACTTATAGTAGTGCCATTTCATGATTCAAAATATATGGCACATACCATGCTCGATTTTGAATTTGCAGATCAAGGTCATGTCATTATTTCAGTTGAATCACGCAAAGAAAAGAATGAAGCATATAGTCTAGTGGCAGGCGCATTGAAACAGCTAGAATTGATATATGTTATTGGTTCAGAGCGTGATCTCCTAACACTACGTGCAGTGCATAGAGGGTCGAAAATTCACCTTTATCCTATCAAGGCTGAACCTGAATTTATGAATTCCTTGTTTAACGATTTATCAAAGTCCGCGAATTCACTAAATGCTAAGCCGCAGTTTTATCGTACTTTGCGTGATAATTGCACTACTACCTTAGTGAAGCATATTGATCGTCATTATCAACAAAAAATTGGGCTTCGTTTGGAAACGATATTCCCGGCCAAAGCTGGAGAGCTATTACATGAGCTAGGTAAAATGGATACTCATTTACCTTATTATCAGGCTTATGAGGCCTCGCGCATTGACCACATAGTCAATGAATATCAAGATGAGGAAAACTTTTCTTCCAAGCTGCATGCTAGGATTAATTTGGCCTATGCTGACCAGTAA